The Actinopolyspora erythraea genome has a segment encoding these proteins:
- a CDS encoding class I SAM-dependent methyltransferase, with protein sequence MALLDEDVGVRFDEQQHLDATGLSEALATPPEQRWSGVTIGAQEMIDDLTLWLTSALPGCGMLTAKQAAVDRGLVGRPARRGVPAAVDGNSFTYRATVRTTEDERIEFGVHGHGPRGGELAEQHVDLMRQWDRQHRHGPGAVIEVHPASTPDGRVNHGVVLDRSHTRVVIFWP encoded by the coding sequence GTGGCGCTGCTCGACGAGGACGTGGGGGTGCGCTTCGACGAGCAGCAGCACCTCGACGCCACCGGGCTCAGCGAAGCACTGGCCACACCTCCTGAACAGCGGTGGTCGGGAGTCACCATCGGTGCCCAGGAGATGATCGACGACCTGACCCTGTGGCTGACGAGCGCGCTGCCCGGCTGCGGCATGCTGACCGCGAAACAGGCCGCCGTCGACCGCGGGCTCGTGGGCCGCCCCGCCCGCCGGGGAGTTCCGGCAGCGGTTGACGGGAACAGCTTCACCTACCGCGCCACGGTGCGCACCACCGAGGACGAGCGGATCGAGTTCGGCGTGCACGGCCACGGCCCTCGGGGCGGCGAACTCGCCGAGCAGCACGTCGACCTGATGCGCCAGTGGGACCGCCAGCACCGCCACGGCCCCGGCGCCGTCATCGAGGTCCACCCCGCCAGCACTCCCGATGGGCGGGTGAATCACGGGGTCGTGCTCGACAGGAGCCACACCCGTGTCGTGATCTTCTGGCCCTGA
- a CDS encoding GNAT family N-acetyltransferase: protein MRIREATADDWPAIWRFMRDIISAGETFCWDRDTTEPSARAGWMRLSPGRTVVAVEEDGTVVGTAETHPNHDGPGAHVANAAFMVDPAHAGRGYGRALGEHVVERARSDGYRAMQFNAVVETNTGAVALWRSLGFEVLTTVPEAFEHPEKGFVGLHIMHRAL, encoded by the coding sequence GTGCGTATCAGGGAGGCGACGGCCGACGACTGGCCCGCGATCTGGCGGTTCATGCGCGACATCATCTCCGCCGGGGAGACGTTCTGCTGGGACCGGGACACCACCGAACCGAGCGCCCGCGCGGGATGGATGCGGCTGTCACCGGGGCGGACCGTGGTCGCAGTCGAGGAGGACGGGACCGTGGTCGGCACGGCCGAGACCCACCCCAACCACGACGGGCCCGGTGCGCACGTGGCCAACGCAGCGTTCATGGTCGATCCGGCCCACGCCGGGCGCGGCTACGGCCGCGCGCTGGGCGAGCACGTGGTCGAGCGGGCCCGCTCCGACGGCTACCGGGCGATGCAGTTCAACGCCGTGGTGGAGACCAACACCGGTGCGGTGGCGCTGTGGCGCTCCCTGGGCTTCGAGGTACTGACCACCGTGCCGGAAGCCTTCGAGCACCCCGAGAAGGGCTTCGTCGGGCTGCACATCATGCACCGCGCGCTCTAG